From Caulobacter segnis, a single genomic window includes:
- a CDS encoding L,D-transpeptidase family protein, with protein MPFRAHADGRFELDGRIVRCAIGKAGAIAAADKREGDNRSPLGTWVMREVWYRPDMYPDGPRTALPLRATRPEDGWCDAPGDPNYNRPVTLPYPASAERMWRDDPVYDLVVILGHNDEPPVPGMGSAIFMHLARDGYPGTEGCVALARPDIEAVLAAARPGDAVEIVAD; from the coding sequence ATGCCGTTCCGCGCCCATGCCGACGGTCGTTTCGAACTGGATGGGCGGATCGTGCGCTGCGCGATCGGCAAGGCCGGGGCGATCGCGGCGGCCGACAAGCGCGAGGGCGACAACCGGAGCCCGCTGGGGACCTGGGTCATGCGCGAGGTCTGGTATCGGCCCGATATGTATCCCGACGGTCCGCGGACGGCCCTGCCCCTTCGCGCGACGCGACCGGAGGACGGCTGGTGCGACGCGCCGGGCGACCCAAACTACAACCGCCCTGTCACCCTGCCCTACCCGGCCAGCGCCGAGCGGATGTGGCGCGACGACCCCGTCTACGACCTGGTGGTGATCCTCGGCCACAACGACGAGCCGCCGGTCCCGGGCATGGGTTCGGCGATCTTCATGCACCTGGCGCGCGACGGCTATCCCGGCACCGAAGGCTGCGTGGCCCTGGCGCGGCCGGACATCGAGGCGGTGCTGGCGGCGGCGAGGCCGGGCGACGCCGTCGAGATCGTCGCCGACTAA
- the timA gene encoding TIM44-related membrane protein TimA: MSWAQSPSTDPEVLQILFLAAVAAVVLYQLYATLGRRVGRQPDDTSATSQPGGGPAPLADAPAARTEGLATLKAKQPDFDPTKFLSGARAAYEQIVKAYAEGDRETLKPLLAPEVMSNFEQAMAAREAAGRTEKVEFLSPPRLDLEKIDVVGDLAKAVVRILAEVRTRTKDERGEGVDDRRTAELWTFEREVKSANPNWQLSFVAAAEA; encoded by the coding sequence ATATCCTGGGCTCAAAGCCCGTCAACGGACCCTGAAGTGCTCCAGATCCTGTTCCTCGCCGCGGTCGCCGCCGTCGTTCTGTACCAACTCTACGCCACCCTGGGGCGCCGGGTCGGCCGGCAGCCCGACGACACCTCCGCGACGTCTCAGCCGGGCGGTGGACCCGCGCCGCTGGCCGATGCGCCGGCCGCTCGCACCGAGGGCCTGGCGACGCTGAAGGCCAAGCAGCCCGATTTCGACCCGACCAAGTTCCTGTCCGGCGCCCGGGCGGCCTACGAGCAAATCGTCAAGGCCTATGCCGAAGGCGACCGCGAGACGCTGAAGCCGCTGCTGGCGCCCGAGGTGATGAGCAACTTCGAGCAGGCCATGGCCGCCCGCGAGGCCGCCGGCCGCACCGAGAAGGTCGAGTTCCTGTCGCCGCCGCGCCTGGACCTGGAGAAGATCGACGTCGTCGGCGATCTGGCCAAGGCGGTGGTGAGGATCCTGGCCGAGGTGCGCACGCGCACCAAGGACGAGCGCGGCGAGGGCGTCGACGATCGCCGCACGGCCGAGCTGTGGACCTTCGAGCGCGAGGTCAAGAGCGCCAATCCGAACTGGCAGCTGTCGTTCGTCGCCGCCGCCGAGGCGTGA
- a CDS encoding YggS family pyridoxal phosphate-dependent enzyme, whose translation MSQALAEIKHRIAAAEARAGRPAGSVTLVAVSKTQPWEHIAPVFAAGQKVFGENRVQEAMERWAPRREGLELRLIGPLQTNKAREAVAFFDVVETVDREKLARVLADEIQRAGKAPRLYIQVNVGEEAQKAGIAPGEADAFVAACRATYGLTVEGLMCIPPVDQDPAPHFALLREIAQRNGVEKLSMGMSDDFETAIAQGATSVRVGSAIFGNRTYG comes from the coding sequence ATGTCGCAAGCCCTCGCCGAGATCAAACATCGCATCGCCGCCGCCGAGGCGCGCGCGGGACGTCCGGCCGGCTCGGTGACCCTGGTCGCGGTGTCCAAGACCCAGCCCTGGGAGCATATCGCGCCCGTGTTCGCGGCGGGACAGAAAGTGTTCGGCGAGAATCGCGTGCAGGAGGCCATGGAGCGCTGGGCTCCGCGCCGCGAAGGGCTGGAACTGCGCCTGATCGGCCCGCTGCAGACGAACAAGGCCCGGGAAGCGGTCGCTTTCTTCGATGTGGTCGAGACGGTCGACCGCGAAAAGCTGGCCCGCGTGCTGGCAGATGAGATCCAGCGGGCGGGCAAGGCGCCGCGCCTCTACATCCAGGTCAATGTCGGTGAAGAGGCCCAGAAGGCCGGGATCGCGCCGGGCGAGGCCGATGCGTTCGTCGCCGCCTGCCGCGCGACCTATGGCCTGACGGTCGAGGGCCTGATGTGCATCCCGCCGGTCGACCAGGATCCCGCGCCGCACTTCGCGCTGCTGCGCGAGATCGCCCAGCGCAACGGCGTCGAGAAGCTCTCCATGGGCATGAGCGACGACTTCGAGACCGCGATCGCCCAGGGCGCGACCTCGGTGCGGGTCGGCTCGGCGATTTTCGGAAATCGCACCTACGGTTAG
- the hisF gene encoding imidazole glycerol phosphate synthase subunit HisF, translating to MLKTRIIPCLDVKDGRVVKGVNFVSLRDAGDPVEQARAYDAAGADELMFLDITASSEGRGLILDVISRTAEVCFMPVSVGGGVRQVSDMRRLLLAGADKVSTNTAAVENPDLIAAGADAFGAQCVVVAIDAKAREDGSGWNVWTYGGRKDTGIDVVEWAAKVVERGAGEILLTSMDRDGAKIGYDIPLLKAVTGEVSVPVIASGGAGKTEHLVEAARDGHAAAVLAASIFHFGEISIGEAKQAMADAGIPVRLDSLKGAA from the coding sequence ATGCTGAAGACCCGGATCATTCCCTGCCTCGACGTGAAGGACGGGCGGGTGGTCAAGGGGGTCAACTTCGTCTCCCTGCGCGACGCCGGCGACCCGGTGGAGCAGGCGCGGGCCTATGACGCCGCCGGCGCCGACGAGCTGATGTTCCTGGACATCACCGCGTCGAGCGAAGGCCGGGGCCTGATCCTGGACGTCATCTCGCGCACCGCCGAGGTCTGCTTCATGCCCGTCTCGGTGGGCGGCGGCGTGCGCCAGGTGTCCGACATGCGGCGCCTGCTGCTGGCCGGGGCCGACAAGGTCTCGACCAACACCGCCGCCGTGGAAAATCCCGACCTGATCGCCGCCGGCGCCGACGCCTTCGGGGCCCAGTGCGTGGTCGTGGCCATCGACGCCAAGGCGCGCGAGGATGGCTCGGGCTGGAACGTCTGGACCTATGGCGGCCGCAAGGACACCGGCATCGACGTGGTCGAGTGGGCCGCCAAGGTCGTCGAGCGCGGCGCGGGCGAGATCCTGCTGACCTCGATGGACCGCGACGGCGCCAAGATCGGCTACGACATTCCGCTGCTCAAGGCCGTGACCGGCGAAGTGTCGGTGCCGGTGATCGCCTCGGGCGGGGCCGGCAAGACCGAGCACCTCGTGGAAGCCGCCCGCGACGGCCACGCCGCCGCCGTGCTGGCCGCCTCGATCTTCCACTTCGGCGAGATCTCGATCGGCGAGGCCAAGCAGGCCATGGCCGACGCCGGCATCCCGGTGCGCCTGGACAGCCTGAAGGGGGCCGCATGA
- the hisB gene encoding imidazoleglycerol-phosphate dehydratase HisB produces the protein MARTAEVVRETKETQIRVWIDLDGTGVSTISTGIGFYDHMLESFARHGGFDLKVDTKGDLHIDMHHTVEDTGIVLGLAINKALDGFKGIRRFGAAYIPMDETLTRCAIDLSNRPYLIWKVDFKRPKVGEMDTELFKEFHHAFAMNCGACVHLETLYGDNTHHVAESGFKALARALRQAVELDPKTGGQAPSTKGVL, from the coding sequence ATGGCCCGCACCGCTGAAGTGGTCCGCGAGACGAAGGAGACCCAGATCCGGGTCTGGATCGATCTCGACGGGACCGGCGTCTCGACGATCTCCACCGGCATTGGTTTCTACGACCATATGCTGGAGAGCTTCGCGCGCCACGGCGGCTTCGACCTGAAGGTCGATACCAAGGGCGACCTGCACATCGACATGCACCACACGGTCGAGGACACCGGCATCGTGCTGGGCCTGGCGATCAACAAGGCGCTGGACGGCTTCAAGGGCATCCGGCGCTTCGGCGCGGCCTATATCCCGATGGACGAGACCCTGACGCGCTGCGCCATCGACCTGTCCAACCGCCCGTATCTGATCTGGAAGGTCGACTTCAAGCGGCCCAAGGTCGGCGAGATGGACACCGAGCTCTTCAAGGAGTTCCACCACGCGTTCGCCATGAACTGCGGGGCGTGCGTCCACCTGGAGACCCTGTACGGCGACAACACCCACCACGTCGCCGAAAGCGGCTTCAAGGCCCTGGCCCGGGCGCTGCGTCAGGCGGTCGAGCTCGACCCGAAGACCGGCGGCCAAGCCCCGTCCACCAAGGGCGTGCTGTAG
- the secB gene encoding protein-export chaperone SecB: MTDTTAPNGAPDAATPEEAAGQSGIRILAQFVRDFSFENPLAPDSLRAGAAQPAIDMGVEMNARGRPDGLFEVDLKLSARALRDDQAVFHVEIVYGGLFHIEGVAEADLEPVLLIECPRFLFPYARRLISDVTAEGGFPPFLIDPIDFAGVYAARKAQAEGQPIGNA, encoded by the coding sequence ATGACCGACACGACCGCCCCCAATGGCGCCCCCGATGCGGCGACTCCGGAAGAGGCCGCAGGACAATCGGGCATCCGCATCCTGGCCCAGTTCGTTCGTGACTTCTCGTTCGAGAATCCGCTGGCCCCCGACAGCCTGCGCGCCGGCGCCGCCCAGCCCGCCATCGACATGGGCGTCGAGATGAACGCCCGGGGTCGTCCCGATGGTCTGTTCGAGGTGGACCTGAAGCTGTCGGCCCGCGCCCTGCGCGACGACCAGGCCGTGTTCCACGTCGAGATCGTCTATGGCGGCCTGTTCCACATCGAGGGCGTCGCCGAAGCCGATCTGGAGCCGGTGCTGCTGATCGAGTGCCCGCGCTTCCTGTTCCCGTACGCCCGTCGCCTGATCTCGGACGTCACGGCCGAAGGCGGCTTCCCGCCCTTCCTGATCGACCCGATCGACTTCGCCGGCGTCTACGCCGCGCGCAAGGCCCAGGCCGAAGGCCAGCCGATCGGCAACGCCTAG
- a CDS encoding phosphoribosyl-ATP diphosphatase → MSQRLTAVLERLAATIEARKGGDPSVSYTAKLLNDPALAAKKLGEEAVETVIAAVALKSQEGGPEALAAESADLLYHWLALMAASGVSLDAVAEKLEAREGTSGIAEKASRTR, encoded by the coding sequence ATGAGCCAGCGCCTGACCGCCGTCCTGGAACGTTTGGCCGCGACGATCGAGGCCCGCAAGGGCGGCGATCCCTCGGTGTCGTACACCGCCAAGCTGCTGAACGATCCAGCCTTGGCCGCCAAGAAGCTGGGCGAGGAAGCCGTCGAGACGGTGATCGCGGCGGTGGCTCTTAAGTCTCAGGAAGGGGGTCCCGAGGCCCTGGCCGCCGAGAGCGCCGACCTGCTGTACCACTGGCTGGCCCTGATGGCGGCGTCGGGCGTCTCGCTGGACGCCGTGGCCGAGAAGCTGGAAGCCCGCGAGGGCACGTCCGGCATCGCCGAGAAGGCGTCCCGGACGCGCTAG
- a CDS encoding response regulator transcription factor: MAQRKTLLLIDDDDDLRGALAEQLALHEEFAVAEASTAGEGVRVSREIKPDLILLDVDLPDMDGREACRLMRKNGVTAPVIMLTAAASDSDTILGLESGANDYVTKPFRFGVLLARIRAQLRSYEASEDALFRIGPYEFRPSAKLLVDEKQKKVRLTEKETNILKYLYRAGSKPVSREELLTEVWGYNAGVTTHTLETHVYRLRQKIEPDPAVARILITEMGGYRLQP; this comes from the coding sequence ATGGCGCAACGCAAGACCCTTCTGCTCATCGACGACGACGACGACCTGCGCGGCGCCCTGGCCGAGCAACTGGCCCTGCACGAGGAGTTCGCGGTCGCCGAGGCCTCGACCGCCGGCGAGGGCGTGCGGGTGTCGCGCGAGATCAAGCCCGACCTGATCCTTCTGGACGTCGACCTGCCCGACATGGACGGTCGCGAGGCCTGCCGCCTGATGCGCAAGAACGGGGTCACCGCTCCGGTGATCATGCTGACGGCGGCCGCCAGCGACAGCGACACCATCCTGGGCCTGGAGTCCGGGGCCAACGACTATGTCACCAAGCCCTTCCGCTTCGGCGTGCTGCTGGCTCGCATCCGCGCCCAGCTGCGCAGCTACGAGGCTTCGGAAGACGCCCTGTTCCGCATCGGTCCCTACGAATTCCGCCCGTCGGCCAAGCTGCTGGTCGACGAGAAGCAGAAGAAGGTGCGGCTGACCGAGAAGGAAACCAACATCCTCAAGTACCTCTACCGCGCCGGCTCCAAGCCGGTGTCGCGCGAGGAACTGCTGACCGAGGTCTGGGGCTACAACGCCGGGGTCACTACCCACACGCTGGAAACCCACGTCTACCGCCTGCGCCAGAAGATCGAGCCCGATCCGGCGGTGGCGCGGATCCTGATCACCGAGATGGGCGGCTATCGGCTGCAGCCCTAA
- the hisA gene encoding 1-(5-phosphoribosyl)-5-[(5-phosphoribosylamino)methylideneamino]imidazole-4-carboxamide isomerase, with translation MAPMILYPAIDLKDGQCVRLLHGDMEKATVFNTSPADQAQRFVKDGFSWLHVVDLNGAIEGKSVNTAAVESILESISIPVQLGGGIRTLEGVEAWIEAGVSRVILGTVAVHDPDLVKKAARLWPEQIAVAVDVRDGKVAVDGWTGLSDLSAIDLSRRFEDAGVAALIITDISRDGALTGVNVEGVGELADAVSIPVIASGGVAAVADIERLKAREGVEIAGAILGRSLYAGTIKPAEALIAAAA, from the coding sequence ATGGCGCCCATGATCCTCTATCCCGCCATCGACCTGAAGGACGGCCAGTGCGTGCGCCTGCTGCACGGCGACATGGAGAAGGCCACGGTCTTCAACACCTCGCCCGCCGACCAGGCCCAGCGCTTCGTCAAGGACGGCTTCTCGTGGCTGCACGTCGTCGACCTGAACGGCGCCATCGAGGGCAAGTCGGTCAACACCGCCGCCGTGGAGTCGATCCTGGAGTCGATCTCGATACCGGTGCAGCTGGGCGGCGGCATCCGCACGCTGGAAGGCGTCGAGGCCTGGATCGAGGCGGGCGTGTCCCGCGTCATCCTGGGCACCGTGGCCGTCCACGATCCCGACCTGGTCAAGAAGGCCGCCCGCCTGTGGCCCGAGCAGATCGCCGTGGCCGTCGACGTCCGTGACGGCAAGGTCGCGGTCGACGGCTGGACGGGCCTCTCGGACCTGTCGGCGATCGACCTGTCGCGCCGCTTCGAGGACGCCGGCGTCGCCGCCCTGATCATCACCGACATCAGCCGCGACGGCGCCCTCACGGGGGTTAATGTCGAGGGCGTGGGCGAGCTGGCCGACGCTGTCTCGATCCCCGTCATCGCCTCGGGCGGCGTCGCCGCCGTGGCCGACATCGAGCGCCTCAAGGCGCGCGAGGGCGTCGAGATCGCCGGCGCCATCCTGGGCCGCTCGCTCTACGCCGGCACGATCAAGCCGGCCGAAGCCCTGATCGCGGCGGCCGCCTGA
- a CDS encoding DUF4337 domain-containing protein produces the protein MDIEIGAEAKDKSLNRKVAITVVALSIFMGLAGVKDGNIVQAMQQAQSDSVDAWNEYQATKTKLHIDETALNQTRLMALTDDRRATDAIQVETLRLRAEIAKYRAEVPALKAKAEGFSAQYDALNVHDDQFDASDALISIAVSIAAVAALVEIPVALWASWGFGALGVVMGLAGFLGWSLHSAFMSKLLG, from the coding sequence ATGGACATCGAGATCGGGGCCGAGGCCAAGGACAAGAGCCTCAATCGAAAGGTGGCGATCACCGTCGTGGCCTTGTCGATCTTCATGGGCCTGGCGGGCGTCAAGGACGGCAACATCGTCCAGGCCATGCAGCAGGCGCAGTCCGACAGCGTCGACGCCTGGAATGAGTACCAGGCCACCAAGACCAAGCTGCACATCGACGAGACGGCGCTGAACCAGACCCGGCTGATGGCGTTGACGGACGACCGGCGCGCGACCGACGCCATCCAGGTCGAGACCCTGCGGTTGCGGGCCGAGATCGCCAAGTACCGGGCGGAAGTTCCGGCCCTAAAGGCCAAGGCCGAAGGCTTCTCGGCGCAGTATGATGCGCTGAATGTCCATGACGACCAGTTCGACGCCTCGGACGCCCTGATCTCGATCGCCGTGTCGATCGCCGCGGTGGCGGCGCTGGTCGAGATCCCGGTGGCGCTTTGGGCGTCGTGGGGGTTCGGGGCGCTGGGCGTGGTGATGGGCCTGGCCGGCTTCCTGGGCTGGAGCCTGCATTCGGCCTTTATGAGTAAGCTGCTGGGCTAG
- a CDS encoding Smr/MutS family protein, translating to MAKKPPPPSAKMGLEDDKRLWKLVASTVTPRAPEKPEKMRSKARIRPVKSETAIPLDPPTRLASIAPLRVSPEELKPAPAKVLRYAPDRIEPNRKRRIVKAHDPIGARLDMHGLDQDQARATLEAFIRRAYDDGHRAVLVITGKGKVGHGVLKQRTPEWLAGPAVREMIAGVSTADQRHGGEGALYVALKRKA from the coding sequence GTGGCCAAGAAGCCGCCACCCCCTTCAGCAAAGATGGGCCTAGAAGACGACAAGCGCCTCTGGAAGCTCGTCGCCTCGACGGTGACGCCGCGCGCCCCGGAAAAGCCCGAGAAGATGCGCAGCAAGGCGCGGATCCGGCCGGTGAAGTCAGAGACCGCCATTCCGCTGGACCCGCCCACCCGCCTGGCCTCGATCGCGCCGCTGCGGGTGTCGCCCGAAGAGCTGAAGCCGGCGCCGGCCAAGGTCTTGCGTTATGCGCCCGACCGCATCGAGCCCAACCGCAAGCGCCGCATCGTCAAGGCGCACGACCCGATCGGGGCGCGCCTGGACATGCACGGCCTCGACCAGGACCAGGCCCGCGCGACCCTGGAGGCTTTCATCCGCCGCGCCTATGACGACGGTCACCGCGCCGTGCTGGTCATCACCGGCAAGGGCAAGGTCGGGCATGGGGTGCTGAAGCAGCGGACGCCCGAATGGCTGGCCGGCCCGGCCGTGCGCGAGATGATCGCCGGGGTGTCAACGGCGGACCAGCGCCACGGCGGCGAGGGGGCGCTCTACGTCGCCCTGAAGCGCAAGGCCTGA
- the mltA gene encoding murein transglycosylase A gives MFRATPTVFAPRPGVLGALAALLLSACASVTTPTPPIATGPTSSAPPPATTASPRPASPTAAPSFSSLAGWGEEDHLAALNAFRAGCGVAKEPAMVRVCGLARASAVQDEPGARAFLEANFRLEPVGDEGLLTAYFAPQYEARMSRNAEFTVPVRGLPADLVVLDLGAFEPSFVGKKITGHVEGPTFVPYPDRAEIEATPTDKPLAWMRPEELFFLQIQGSGVLVLPDGRRVRAAFAGHNGKPFVGVANAMRDKGLLPDNNTSGDAIRTWLAEHRGPEADAIMRLNPRYVFFKMAEDDGKEPVGAAGVPLPPGRAIAVDPSRHAMGSLYWLDAAAPKLAGAFPAYRRLAVALDTGGAIKGDARADLYMGTGAAAGAEAGRVRHALRLYRLVPNL, from the coding sequence ATGTTCCGCGCCACCCCGACCGTCTTCGCGCCCCGTCCAGGTGTTCTTGGGGCCTTGGCGGCCCTGCTCCTGAGCGCCTGCGCCAGCGTGACGACGCCGACCCCGCCTATCGCGACCGGCCCGACCTCATCCGCGCCGCCGCCCGCGACGACCGCTTCGCCACGGCCGGCCTCGCCGACGGCGGCGCCGTCGTTCTCCAGCCTGGCCGGCTGGGGCGAGGAAGATCATCTGGCGGCGCTGAACGCCTTCCGCGCCGGCTGCGGCGTGGCCAAGGAGCCGGCCATGGTCCGGGTCTGCGGCCTGGCCCGCGCCAGCGCCGTCCAGGACGAGCCGGGCGCCCGCGCCTTCCTGGAGGCCAACTTTCGGCTCGAGCCGGTCGGCGACGAAGGCCTGCTGACCGCCTATTTCGCTCCGCAGTACGAGGCGCGGATGTCGCGCAACGCCGAGTTCACGGTTCCGGTGCGCGGCCTGCCGGCCGACCTGGTGGTGCTGGACCTCGGCGCCTTCGAACCCAGCTTCGTGGGCAAGAAGATCACCGGCCACGTCGAGGGCCCGACCTTCGTGCCCTATCCCGACCGAGCCGAGATCGAGGCGACCCCGACCGACAAGCCTCTGGCCTGGATGCGGCCCGAGGAGCTGTTCTTCCTGCAGATCCAGGGTTCGGGCGTGTTGGTGCTGCCCGACGGCCGCCGGGTGCGCGCCGCCTTCGCCGGCCACAATGGCAAGCCGTTCGTCGGCGTCGCCAACGCCATGCGCGACAAGGGTTTGCTGCCCGACAACAACACCTCGGGCGACGCCATCCGGACCTGGCTGGCCGAGCATCGCGGGCCCGAGGCCGACGCGATCATGCGACTGAACCCGCGCTACGTCTTCTTCAAGATGGCCGAGGACGACGGCAAGGAGCCCGTCGGCGCGGCCGGCGTGCCGCTGCCGCCTGGCCGGGCCATCGCCGTCGATCCCAGCCGCCACGCGATGGGAAGCCTCTACTGGCTGGACGCCGCCGCGCCGAAGCTGGCGGGGGCCTTCCCGGCCTACCGCCGTCTGGCCGTGGCGCTGGACACCGGCGGGGCGATCAAGGGCGACGCACGCGCCGACCTCTATATGGGCACGGGCGCCGCCGCCGGGGCCGAGGCGGGGCGCGTGCGCCACGCCCTGCGCCTCTACCGGCTGGTCCCGAACCTGTAA
- a CDS encoding adenosine kinase: MTALYDVAGIGNAIVDVIAQCDDAFLAQEGLTKASMALIDPARAATLYDAMAAGIEASGGSVANTMAGIASFGAKAAYIGKVADDQLGRVFRHDMKAIGCTFTTPSLAEGPATAQCLINVTPDAQRTMSTYLGACVELNSADVDPEIIEAAQISYLEGYLFDPPEARRAFAKAAALAHGAGRKIAITLSDSFVVERHRAGLLGFIETQCDIVFANASEVCALFETDDFDAAAQALADRVEIAAVTRSEKGSVVISKGQLHEISAYPVEKVVDTTGAGDQYAAGFLYGLSQGRPLPVCGQLGSLAAAEVIDHYGPRPQVSLRELAQKNGL; this comes from the coding sequence ATGACCGCGCTCTACGACGTCGCCGGCATCGGCAACGCCATCGTCGACGTCATCGCCCAGTGCGACGACGCCTTCCTCGCCCAGGAAGGCCTGACCAAGGCTTCGATGGCCCTGATCGACCCGGCGCGCGCGGCGACCCTGTACGACGCCATGGCGGCGGGCATCGAGGCCTCGGGCGGCAGCGTCGCCAACACCATGGCCGGCATCGCCAGCTTCGGCGCCAAGGCCGCCTATATCGGCAAGGTCGCCGACGACCAGCTGGGCCGCGTCTTTCGCCACGACATGAAGGCGATCGGCTGCACGTTCACCACTCCGTCGCTGGCCGAAGGCCCGGCCACGGCCCAATGCCTGATTAACGTCACGCCCGACGCCCAGCGCACCATGTCGACCTATCTGGGCGCCTGCGTGGAGCTGAACTCGGCCGACGTCGATCCCGAGATCATCGAGGCGGCCCAGATCTCGTATCTGGAAGGCTATCTGTTCGACCCGCCAGAAGCCCGCCGCGCCTTCGCCAAGGCCGCCGCCCTGGCCCACGGCGCGGGGCGCAAGATCGCCATCACCCTGTCCGACAGCTTCGTGGTCGAGCGCCACCGCGCCGGCCTGCTGGGCTTCATCGAGACCCAGTGCGACATCGTCTTCGCCAACGCCTCGGAAGTCTGCGCCCTGTTCGAGACCGACGATTTCGACGCGGCCGCCCAGGCCCTGGCCGACCGGGTCGAGATCGCCGCCGTCACGCGCAGCGAAAAGGGCTCGGTGGTGATCTCCAAGGGGCAGTTGCACGAAATCTCGGCCTATCCCGTGGAAAAAGTCGTGGACACGACCGGCGCGGGGGACCAATACGCGGCCGGTTTCCTCTACGGTCTGAGCCAAGGCCGCCCGCTGCCGGTGTGCGGTCAGCTGGGCAGTCTCGCCGCCGCCGAGGTGATCGACCACTATGGTCCGCGCCCGCAGGTTTCCCTGCGCGAGCTGGCCCAAAAGAACGGCCTCTAG
- the hisH gene encoding imidazole glycerol phosphate synthase subunit HisH, producing MQTLALIDYGSGNLRSAEKALREAARRSALDAEIVVTADPDLVAKADRVFLPGVGAFASCRAGLDATGVYEAMNQAVHGRGVPFMGICVGHQLLATEGLEFGVTPGLDWIAGQVKKLEPNDPALTIPHMGWNAITFVRPHPLFAGIEDGAHMYYANSFALNAADPADVVATTDHGGPFTAAVAKGNVAGVQFHPEKSQSAGLALLANFLEWRP from the coding sequence ATGCAGACCCTCGCCCTGATCGACTACGGGTCGGGCAATCTGCGTTCGGCCGAGAAGGCCCTGCGTGAAGCGGCCCGCCGAAGCGCGCTGGACGCCGAGATTGTCGTCACCGCCGATCCCGACCTTGTCGCCAAGGCCGATCGCGTCTTCCTGCCCGGCGTCGGCGCCTTCGCCTCGTGCCGCGCCGGCCTGGACGCCACCGGCGTCTATGAAGCGATGAACCAGGCCGTGCACGGCCGCGGCGTGCCGTTCATGGGCATCTGCGTCGGCCATCAGCTCCTGGCCACCGAGGGCCTGGAGTTCGGCGTCACCCCCGGCCTCGACTGGATCGCCGGCCAGGTGAAGAAGCTCGAGCCCAACGATCCCGCGCTAACCATCCCGCACATGGGCTGGAACGCCATCACCTTCGTCCGCCCGCACCCGCTGTTCGCGGGGATCGAGGACGGCGCCCACATGTACTACGCCAACTCGTTCGCCCTGAACGCCGCCGACCCCGCCGACGTGGTCGCGACCACGGACCACGGGGGTCCGTTCACGGCGGCGGTGGCCAAGGGCAATGTCGCGGGCGTACAGTTCCACCCCGAAAAATCACAAAGTGCCGGGCTCGCCCTGCTCGCCAACTTCCTGGAATGGCGCCCATGA
- a CDS encoding ATP-grasp domain-containing protein: MVDVLILVPARDEARFADSWRPLFERLAAPLRARGLVVAAQPWTDPVEKDQARLVMPLLAWGYHGREAEWFAFLDGLERDGIRVANPAAVMRWNSIKTYLVELAGKGAPVVPTHTHDQLTPEAVQAAFDAFGVDEVVVKPQISGGSHETIRVKRHGSLEGGPSGPALIQPFLPAVGEEGELSLFYFDGHFSHAVTKVAVQGDFRVQPQFGGLVSEIAPEPEALRAAQMVLEAAGAPLTYARVDLIRGLEHTPQLMELEVIEPDLFLQHAHDDGAAFAAAVVRAIG, encoded by the coding sequence ATGGTCGACGTCCTGATCCTGGTCCCCGCCCGCGACGAGGCGCGCTTCGCCGACAGCTGGCGTCCGCTGTTCGAGCGGCTGGCCGCGCCGCTGCGCGCCAGGGGCCTGGTCGTGGCGGCCCAGCCGTGGACCGATCCGGTCGAGAAGGATCAGGCCCGTCTGGTCATGCCGCTTCTGGCCTGGGGCTATCACGGCCGCGAGGCCGAGTGGTTCGCGTTCCTGGACGGCTTGGAGCGCGACGGGATCCGGGTGGCCAACCCGGCTGCGGTGATGCGCTGGAACTCGATCAAGACCTATCTGGTCGAGCTGGCCGGCAAGGGCGCGCCCGTGGTGCCGACCCACACCCACGACCAACTGACGCCGGAGGCGGTCCAGGCCGCCTTCGACGCCTTCGGGGTCGACGAGGTGGTGGTCAAGCCGCAGATCTCCGGCGGTTCGCACGAGACGATCCGGGTCAAGCGGCACGGTTCGCTCGAGGGCGGCCCCAGCGGCCCGGCCCTGATCCAGCCGTTCCTGCCGGCGGTGGGCGAGGAGGGCGAGCTGTCGCTGTTCTATTTCGACGGCCATTTCAGCCACGCGGTGACCAAGGTCGCCGTCCAGGGCGACTTCCGGGTCCAGCCGCAATTCGGCGGCCTGGTCAGCGAGATCGCGCCCGAGCCCGAGGCCCTGCGCGCGGCGCAGATGGTGCTGGAAGCCGCCGGCGCGCCGCTGACCTATGCGCGGGTCGACCTGATCCGGGGCCTAGAGCACACCCCGCAGCTGATGGAGCTGGAGGTGATCGAGCCGGACCTCTTCCTGCAACACGCCCACGACGACGGCGCGGCCTTCGCGGCGGCGGTGGTTAGGGCGATCGGCTAG